A section of the Sphaerobacter thermophilus DSM 20745 genome encodes:
- a CDS encoding LuxR C-terminal-related transcriptional regulator, whose translation MLRVLVAAAYPMTRAGLAALLAETPEIAVAATVEDVATAVAEMEPAAPDVILLAPGDDVEEWLDDLARLAGESGAPPVLLLVDTPELAPEALRAGVAGLLLRDADPDEIVAALRAAGQGLTVLDPRAVPFLTTDAAPRASPDAGEPLTPREREILQLIAQGLPNKSIALELGISEHTVKFHVGSILDKLGASSRAEALARAARAGLIVL comes from the coding sequence ATGCTTCGCGTCCTCGTCGCCGCAGCGTATCCCATGACTCGTGCCGGACTGGCGGCACTCCTGGCTGAGACGCCGGAGATTGCCGTGGCCGCGACGGTGGAGGACGTGGCCACCGCGGTGGCTGAGATGGAGCCGGCCGCGCCGGATGTGATCCTCCTTGCGCCAGGCGACGATGTAGAGGAGTGGCTGGACGACCTGGCCCGGCTGGCCGGGGAGAGCGGGGCCCCGCCGGTTCTCCTCCTGGTCGACACGCCCGAACTGGCGCCCGAGGCACTGCGCGCCGGGGTCGCCGGGCTGCTCCTCCGTGACGCCGACCCGGACGAGATCGTAGCGGCACTGCGGGCGGCCGGGCAGGGCCTCACGGTGCTGGACCCGCGTGCCGTTCCCTTCCTGACGACCGACGCAGCGCCGCGGGCATCCCCCGACGCCGGCGAGCCACTCACGCCGCGAGAGCGCGAGATCCTCCAACTCATCGCACAGGGCTTGCCCAACAAGTCGATCGCTCTTGAGCTCGGGATCAGCGAGCACACGGTCAAGTTCCACGTCGGCTCGATCCTCGACAAGCTCGGCGCTTCGAGCCGCGCCGAAGCCCTGGCCCGCGCCGCACGGGCCGGATTGATCGTGCTGTGA